The following are encoded in a window of Schistocerca nitens isolate TAMUIC-IGC-003100 chromosome 9, iqSchNite1.1, whole genome shotgun sequence genomic DNA:
- the LOC126203428 gene encoding cuticle protein 9.5-like: MNAVFAVVLLGAVAAASAATVPAVPAGTSAIQPQQQQYQAVVQSQPQQVVGGRVVPAVYQGVVTPHVYSSGIVPSVYTPGVYSGVYPSAVVPSVGGAYPYYATV, encoded by the exons ATGAACGCC GTGTTCGCCGTGGTGCTCCTGGGCGCGGTggccgccgccagcgccgccacTGTGCCAGCGGTGCCCGCCGGCACTAGCGCCAtccagccgcagcagcagcagtaccAGGCCGTGGTGCAGTCGCAGCCCCAGCAGGTGGTGGGCGGCCGCGTCGTACCCGCAGTCTACCAGGGCGTCGTCACCCCGCACGTCTACTCCTCCGGAATCGTACCCAGCGTCTACACCCCTGGAGTCTACTCCGGCGTCTACCCGAGTGCCGTCGTTCCCTCTGTGGGCGGAGCCTACCCGTACTACGCAACCGTCTGA